In Nocardioides cavernae, a single genomic region encodes these proteins:
- the speB gene encoding agmatinase, whose amino-acid sequence MARYGAQFGPDITFLGVPACDLDDEATYADADVVVVGAPFDGGTSHRPGTRFGLQAIRMTDYLPHDGSRPSLALRTDALQDLKVVDAGDVELPPGDIETTLGRLEAAVEKVTRAGAIPVVLGGDHSIAYPDAKGVANVLGHGRVSMIHFDAHADTGDIEFGSLWGHGQPMRRLIESGALRGDRFLQVGLRGYWPGPETLDWMAAERMRSYEMTEIVHRGLTACLTEAFGIATDECEGVFLSVDIDVCDPGHAPGTGTPEPGGLTARELLDSVRRICLELPVVGIDVVEVSPPYDHADITAALANRVVLEALSAIARKRRDERDGTTWDPGRPLLDR is encoded by the coding sequence ATGGCTCGCTACGGCGCTCAGTTCGGCCCCGACATCACCTTCCTCGGCGTCCCGGCGTGCGACCTCGACGACGAGGCGACCTACGCCGACGCGGACGTCGTGGTCGTCGGCGCCCCCTTCGACGGTGGTACGTCGCACCGGCCGGGCACGCGCTTCGGCCTGCAGGCCATCCGGATGACCGACTACCTGCCGCACGACGGCTCGCGGCCCTCGCTGGCGCTGCGCACCGACGCGCTGCAGGACCTGAAGGTCGTCGACGCCGGCGACGTCGAGCTGCCGCCCGGCGACATCGAGACCACCCTCGGCCGGCTCGAGGCGGCCGTCGAGAAGGTGACCCGTGCAGGTGCGATCCCGGTCGTGCTCGGCGGCGACCACTCGATCGCCTACCCCGACGCCAAGGGCGTGGCCAACGTGCTCGGCCACGGCCGCGTGTCGATGATCCACTTCGACGCGCACGCCGACACCGGCGACATCGAGTTCGGCTCGCTGTGGGGGCACGGCCAGCCGATGCGCCGGCTCATCGAGTCGGGAGCGTTGCGCGGCGACCGGTTCCTCCAGGTCGGGCTCCGCGGCTACTGGCCCGGTCCCGAGACCCTCGACTGGATGGCCGCGGAGCGCATGCGCTCCTACGAGATGACCGAGATCGTGCACCGCGGGCTCACGGCCTGCCTGACCGAGGCCTTCGGCATCGCGACCGACGAGTGCGAGGGGGTCTTCCTCTCCGTCGACATCGACGTCTGCGACCCCGGCCACGCGCCCGGCACCGGCACGCCGGAACCCGGAGGGTTGACCGCGCGCGAGCTGCTCGACTCCGTACGCCGCATCTGCCTCGAGCTGCCCGTCGTCGGCATCGACGTGGTGGAGGTCAGTCCGCCCTACGACCACGCCGACATCACCGCCGCCCTCGCCAACCGCGTGGTCCTCGAGGCCCTCTCGGCGATCGCCCGGAAGCGGCGCGACGAGCGCGACGGCACGACCTGGGACCCGGGCCGTCCGCTGCTCGACCGCTAG
- a CDS encoding luciferase domain-containing protein yields MSTTVFARPVVAVHGSTDPAAPLVVLLHGRGSDEAQILGLAAHLPAGPAYAAVRAPIAEGGGYAWFANRGIGRPVQESLRSTMDWFRSWLDEVAPVGRPVLLVGFSGGAAFAGGLVLDDPARFAGAAILYGTLPFGAGLATDPGRLAHLPVFVAQGEGDHVIPRELLDRTWHYLLSESGAPTVAHRGRGGHQLTADAVHQLGDWISHRLTHVTELGATPAGLRSDVRWVTLPDGELPQRAGDRPEVSWTIPQQQESQNASAHLQERLFDELRTLAGVEVGPSRISVPGARGLTLSEGSPDPRAWLVPQVGEFAHLHPEHDGSMHLVLPPDLAADLVTQGWGRPHMWAGSRLSPGFVMVFGPRDDAELAVVLGIVAASHAYATEAPAA; encoded by the coding sequence ATGAGCACGACCGTCTTCGCCCGTCCGGTGGTCGCCGTGCACGGCTCCACCGACCCGGCAGCGCCGCTGGTCGTGCTGCTGCACGGCCGCGGCTCCGACGAGGCCCAGATCCTCGGCCTCGCCGCGCACCTGCCGGCCGGGCCGGCGTACGCCGCGGTGCGGGCGCCGATCGCCGAGGGCGGCGGCTACGCGTGGTTCGCCAACCGCGGCATCGGGCGCCCGGTCCAGGAGTCGCTGCGCAGCACGATGGACTGGTTCCGCTCGTGGCTCGACGAGGTCGCGCCCGTGGGACGTCCCGTGCTCCTCGTGGGCTTCAGCGGGGGCGCGGCCTTCGCCGGCGGCCTCGTGCTCGACGACCCGGCCCGGTTCGCCGGGGCCGCGATCCTCTACGGCACCCTCCCCTTCGGGGCGGGCCTCGCGACCGACCCCGGGCGACTGGCCCACCTGCCGGTCTTCGTCGCCCAGGGCGAGGGGGACCACGTCATCCCGCGCGAGCTGCTGGACCGCACCTGGCACTACCTGTTGTCCGAGTCCGGTGCCCCGACCGTCGCCCACCGCGGGCGCGGCGGCCACCAGCTCACGGCCGACGCCGTCCACCAGCTCGGCGACTGGATCTCCCACCGCCTGACCCACGTGACCGAGCTCGGTGCCACACCGGCCGGCCTCCGGTCGGACGTCCGCTGGGTCACGCTGCCCGACGGCGAGCTGCCGCAGCGGGCGGGCGACCGCCCCGAGGTGAGCTGGACCATCCCGCAGCAGCAGGAGTCCCAGAACGCCTCCGCGCACCTGCAGGAGCGTCTCTTCGACGAGCTTCGCACCCTGGCCGGCGTGGAGGTCGGGCCGTCCCGCATCTCCGTGCCCGGTGCGCGGGGCCTCACCCTCAGCGAGGGCTCGCCCGACCCGCGGGCGTGGCTCGTGCCGCAGGTCGGCGAGTTCGCCCACCTGCACCCGGAGCACGACGGGTCGATGCACCTCGTCCTGCCGCCCGACCTGGCAGCGGACCTCGTCACCCAGGGCTGGGGCCGGCCGCACATGTGGGCGGGATCGCGCCTCTCCCCCGGCTTCGTGATGGTGTTCGGCCCGCGCGACGACGCCGAGCTCGCCGTCGTCCTCGGCATCGTGGCTGCCAGCCACGCCTACGCCACCGAGGCCCCGGCCGCGTGA